The DNA window GCTCGGCCCGGGCGTCCGGGCCGGGGGTGGTGCCCCTAGGGAGGGAACGGGAGCCACGCCGGCCGGGTCGCGGTGCGGACCGCGGTCAGTTCCACCGTCACCACCGCTCACGGCACGGTCCAGGGCATTGGCCACCGCCACGTTCGCCTGCTGCAGCGGGTGGATGGTTATACCTGCACGAGGAAGGAGGACGGCGCTTCCTCTCCCGCCCGAGGGCGGGGGTTCCGCGCCAATCATTCGATGAGTGGGTACGATGCCCAAGTGCGGCACGAGGACCTTCCCGAGGGTGTCGAATTCGACCGGTTGGTGCGTTCGGTGGCGCAGCGATGGTCCGCGGTCGATCCGCTGCTTCCCCAGCCAGCGTCGCATGGCAGCTCTCATCCACTGCTGACGGTGAGCGACGAGTACGGTCGACCGGTTGCTACCGGGACGATGCGGTACACGTGGTACCAGCCAGGTGACGTGGGACGTACGTGGGGGATGCCCGACCAGCACTGGCTGACCCCGCTGGTGGGTGGCCCGGAGCCGGGCCGGGCTCTGGACTCCCTGCTCGGGAGCTGGCGCGAACAGCTGGAGGCGCTTCCCGGCGGTACCGGCCAGGAGTCCGCTGCCCAGCTCACATGGCCCGCTCGCGACATCTGTGGCATCAACCCGTTACAGCGGCACGGTCTCCAGCCTTACAGCTCCCTCGTCGCGCGGCGCAGCCGCCGTGGAGTACCGCCTGTACTGCCGCCCCGGGACGTCACCATCCGGTTGGCGGACACCTCGGACCTCGATCCAGTGGTTCGCCTGCT is part of the Haloactinospora alba genome and encodes:
- a CDS encoding GNAT family N-acetyltransferase, with the translated sequence MSGYDAQVRHEDLPEGVEFDRLVRSVAQRWSAVDPLLPQPASHGSSHPLLTVSDEYGRPVATGTMRYTWYQPGDVGRTWGMPDQHWLTPLVGGPEPGRALDSLLGSWREQLEALPGGTGQESAAQLTWPARDICGINPLQRHGLQPYSSLVARRSRRGVPPVLPPRDVTIRLADTSDLDPVVRLLMEEHRYEEHFGGVFIQAETAEQTRRVVRRALDRSPSWIWLAERGGRLVGLIWVSPPERARWAAPLVDPAPVAYIGYGVVAAEERGRGIGTALVSQAHQALDAHGIAVTLANHAVTNPLSGPFWHRMGYRPLWTTWEVRPALALR